TGGGATGAGTCCATGCTTTTAACTTCTGTACCTGTCACTTACTTTTGAAGACTGCAATGTCATAGACCCTTCTCCACAGTTACCCATGTAATTCTATGTGTTCCTTTTCAACTCTGCTCcatattctataaaatttattCAGCCATTCTCCTACTTCTGAACTTATAGGGTgttgcatttttttcattttattattttatgaaatctaaGATTGCTTTGACGGTAAGAGGCACCCAATTTCAGaaggattaaaatattttaaaatgtgcattttagaattaaaatattatggtCTTGGAGGGAGTGCTGTAAATGAACATgcttgtatatataatttttcatgtgtgtatTTCCGTAGAAGTTTCCTAGAAGTAATATTGTGCATAAAAATGaagatgcattttttattttgatagataCTGTTGAATTCCCTCCAGGAGACCATATGTTAGTCATCTGTGTTCCCGCTTGCTTAGCAAAATGTCTGGTACACTGTaggtattaaataaataaaatgttcagcaGATGAAATGCAGAGGATGgcccaggaaaaaaaacaaacagtatttTTGTGGAAcacacaaaagcaaaacagaataaCAAATATATGACAATGACAGCGAGGAAGATTAGATTATTTTAGTATCCTAAGTGTAAGCTTCTTGCTGAAGCATGGGCCACAGTAAATGACAAACGCTAATGCGTTTTGTGCAGAATGTCGTGTCCAAAGTGATTATGAGAGAGCTTGAAAAATAACTTATCAGAAGGTGGTGTGCTCAGTTGAATAAAAATACACTGCTAACTCCAGTGTTTTAAAACCCTCAAGCTAAGGGTTGTAAGACATTTCTAGAGATCTTAGGGtctccctatttttctttttcagatcatGCAATACTACCTGCCTGTCCCCAGGCCACCAACCCTGATCTCCAGAGAGGATGGTTCTGTGGTTTGGAGTAAAGGGCTGCATTGTGAACGAGCACTCCAGATGATGCTAATGCACTCTAAAGCGTGAGAGCATTAAGAAGAGGGCTTGCTTAATTCTATTTGCACTTTAGAAAGATGCCTTTGGCTGTCCAGTGTGCAATCAACTGGAAGTGGACACAAACACCTACAGGAATCGCCACTCCACCCCGAGCATGGGGCGCATACCCTAGGGCCGGCGCATGCTAGCGCCTCCTGCTGGCCCTCCCCAACCTCGTCTTGGGCGCGGCCCTGAGCGACAGACTGCGACTGCGCACTCTGAAGCCTGCTGAGGCTTTCCCCGGAGCTCCTGCGACCGCGCCAACCCAGACCGGAAGCGGAAGTGAGGTCGAGTGAGCCCATAGCGCCCCCCATCCTCTCGCTATGGGTTGGGCCTCCTCTAAGAGTCGCCGGAAGCGGAAGTTGTTGAAGGGTGGGAGTTGTTAGGAAAGTGTGTGGTTAGCTTCCCGCTTCTTGGGTTCCAGGCGGGGCTCCCGGAGCCAGTGAAGCGAGACTAGCTGACCGCTCCGGGTCCCGAGCCGTCGCTTGAGGGGCGTGGTATCCCGGTGCTCCGACCCTTCCCCGGGACCCTGGGGAGCCCCTGTGGCGGGAGTGCCGTGTCCCCGCTGCCTTCCCCGGAGTGAGGCTCCGCCCGGCATCCCCGGGTCCCCGCAGATCCCGCCATGGGCAACACCAGCAGCGAGCGCGCCGCGCTGGAGCGGCAGGGTGGGCATAAGACACCCCGGAGGGACAGCTCCGGGGGCACCAAGGATGGGGACAGACCCAAGATCCTGATGGACAGCCCCGAGGACGCCGACCTCTTCCACTCGGAGGAAATCAAGGTGCGGAGCGCCGGGGGAGGTTCCCGCCACGGCCGCGCCGAAGCTCGCCGAGAGGTTGGGAAGGGAGGTTGGAACTTCGCGCGGTGCCCTTAGAGGCCAGAGGCCGGGTCCTAGCAGTCCGGGAACCTGTGTCTAATTACCGATCCGAGAAAGTCAGCCTGCGGGGAGAGGAACTCGCTGCGCTTAACATCATTAAGGAGAAAGCAGCTCTGGGACCGAGTTTCAGGTTCTTAATTAATTCCGAGAGTCAAGCCAGCAGTAATTGAGCACCAGTCCCTGCTTTTCTCTTAGGTATAATTAATTTCACAGCTTGGAGAAATCTTCTCTCACCACGAAGCCGACTGGCGCTTTTATAAAAGTTAGTTTGGGAGTTTATTGTCCATTTCGAAAGTAAACCCGAGCGCACGTGTGAGCTGAAAGGTAGAGTTGACTAGTAGAGCTGGCACTTGTTGCCAGAAGTGTTTAGTTCAGACGCTTTTGATTGAccctgcctttgttttttttttttttaagagaaggaaTAGAAAAGTAATTCCACTCCCAGGGGTCAGTGAAGTGTCGATCTGAAGGAGGCAGCCAGCAGCTACTTAggcttctccccccacccccttatttAAATATGACTTGTACTTTAAGCAGACCAAAGCAAACATTGTCGCAAGTGGAACTTGAACTTCCTGCTGCAGTCTGCTTTAATCCCCTAAAACTTAACATGACTCTTGACACCTGTTTCAACCACTTTCTGATGGTGTCCATCTGTTTCCAGCTGCTGGGCCCAGTCCAAGGACTCATTTTAATGATTCTGGCAGCTGATATTTAATCTGAAAAGAACCAATTCCTTAAAGGAATAAAGTAGGTTTAGGAAGAATGAGGGTGCCCCCTGCCCAGAATAATCTTTTACTATCCATGTGTATGTTAGTCAGCATTGTCCATGAAGTTAGTTGCCTGGCAACTCATTCTGCctttattcacatttctttttctcagatACTGGATTGGGTAATCACATTATTATCTCACAATCTTAGTAGAGCTTGCTTTTACATAGCCCTACATCCTGTGATTTGACCTTGTTTTCTGAACTTGTTGCATTCCTGAAAAGGTGTGTGCAGTGAACTTTGGAATCATGTTTCTCCAGTGACTTGATATGCCTTCCTCTTGTAGTAATTTTGGCCCCAGAAGGCTGGTTAAGACACCATAAGAACAAAACTGCTTTCTTGAAGAAGCACATGTTGTTGCCATCACAAAACTCCCACAAGAAATGCTTAGCATACAGATGATCTGTGGGGAATGAATTAGAAGCATCCATTCTCTTTTCATCAGAAATTACTGAAATGATGCcccagataccaaaaaaaaaaaaaaaaaagttgcggATTCTTTTAACTACCCCAGTTCACTATTTTGGCTGCAGTCAGTTACTAGATTCCCCTAAAGATCCAGTCTCTTATTCTTTAATCTGTAAAATCTTGTTCAAATTCAAAGATTTCAGACATCTTTTAGTTAAGCTCAAATCagtatttgaaataaaagtaCTAGAAGCCTGCTGGACTCCCTTCAAGGTCTCTCCCAACATGGAACTCCTGCTCTTTTAAAGTCTGTCTTCTTGCTAGGAAAAATGTAAAAGGTCCATAACCAGATAGATTTCGCCCAGACAGGGTGGCTGTCTGTCATTTTGGAATGCTTCTGTTATTCAGTACATACCATATTGGATGTTATTGTGaggagtttgttttgtttatctgtttctCCTCAGGGATTAAATAGCAATGAATGGTGTTTCCTTCCTTGCAATCTGGATGTGCCAGTTTTCAAGTTGACAGTTCTTGAATTTTCCCTAATAAATTTTCACATAATTCAAATCTTGCTTAATAAGAGGGGAAGGTGATATTTATTAAGCTAGCGTAGTCTCATATTCATTGCAGTCTTCTTCTAAGAAGGAAGTTTATTTAGTTTACTCAAGAATCTTTTAGTACACCTCTTTAataaacagtaataataatagctaattaTTTGTAAGCATTCACAATGTGTCAGACACTATGCAGAGCATTTTACATGGACTGTCTCAATCTCCACAACCTTTAGAAATggttattttattatcttcattttggaGGTAAGGAAACAGGTACAACTAGCCAGGGACTGAACCGAGGTGGCAACAGCTGCCTCTTTAGAGTGAATTGACAATATTAGCTTAACTGTCTATTGTAGGGAGCTCACCAGTGGCTTCCTGTCCCTGAGTAACTGCTCTGCTTCTAGGCTCCAGAGAAGGAAGAGTTTCTGGCCTGGCAGCATGATCTGGAAGTGAATGATAAAGCTCCTGCCCAGGCTCGGCCAACGGTGTTTCGATGGACAGGGGGAGGAAAGGAAGTTTACTTATCTGGGTCCTTCAACAATTGGAGTAAACTTCCCCTCACAAGAAGGTAAATTGCCTGGGAAGTGTTTGCATACTTGTCTTAACCCATGGATACTATTGTTTCTAAAGATTTCTGTGGGTGAATAGAAAAAAGGATGTCTTTATACAATGGATTCTGAATGACCAGAGTTTGCTTAATAAAACCGAGGGTCAAATTTTAAACCTAGGAAATCCGGGTTTAAAGCGCACCGTCTCCTCCCCCACCCTGACAAGAAGAAAAGCTGTCTTGGTGGCTCGTATTGCTCTGCCGTGGACATCTCTCAGTTCAGAATCCCAAACAGGAGTGTGCTCCCCGTGCTGGAGCGAGTGCTGGGCCAGAAGGGAATAGGCTCAGGTTGGAGCCCACTGTGGCTGCGCACATAGCCTTGCATGCCTGCACCTCGGTGTTCCAATCTGTATCAGAAATCCTGCATGGACTTCTCAAATCGTCCCTAGTGAGGACTCTTGAAACACTGGGACAGTGGTGTCCTGTGGGCCGGGCCTGGTGGTTGTCGGAGGCTGCCTGTGTTTCCCACCACAACTTCCAAGGAGGGAACCACTCAGCACCGTAGTCACAAGCCAGTTCAAGTCCGGGGAACAAAAGAACCAAAGTAAAGATgttccttggatttttttttattttatgtttttttagttgttgatggacctatATGGGGAGCTGAGAATCgaaggcaagcgctctcccactgagccatgaccccaacccccctgaatcttttttttagtACAAGTTTCTTGAGACAACCTTTGTGCCTACTGCTAAATTGATCCCTCCTCCCAGCCAAGGCAGACTGACAAAGGGTCAACCTAGATGACTCGTGTCAATGTCTTCCTTGGCATCTGGGGTTGCCAGGTGGTGTTTTGCACACAAACTTGAGAAGCGCAGTGCCTCCCCTTTAATGTCAGGATTGTGGGTTCCTAGTAGTCAAACAAAGTGATTTTCAGGAAAGTCTCCTGCCCTGCTCCTTATATAGCTTTTCTAAATTGAGATCATTTCACTGAATTGTCTAAATTGGATAAAAATGGTTGCTCTCCGGCAGCTGGACTCTTGGTTTTACAGggaaacaattttgttttttgtttggtggcTGTTTGAGCTCAGAGGGTAGCAGCAGCCCACTCAGCTGAAGtgctctgcttcctttctctttgcagCCACAATAACTTTGTAGCCATCCTGGATCTGCCCGAAGGAGAGCATCAGTACAAGTTCTTTGTGGATGGTCAGTGGACACACGACCCTTCTGAGGTATTTTTCCTCCTGACCCTGGTCCTCTGGGTGACTGCACAATCCACAAAAGTCACCTTCCCTTGTGGCTTGTTGCCAGATCCTTTGGTTCTGCTGGTAAAAGTCTCTGTGTGTGGCTGAGTGAGATAGCACCAATTGTCAGAGCATTGATATTCTTGACCAAGATGAGCAGACTGACTGGCCAGGAGCTGAGACCTTCCAGCCAGGAATCCCAAGTCCTCTAAATAATAACTCCAGACCTTCTACGTTATGATTTCTGCCTGTCTGTCTCTTCCCAGCCAATAGTAACCAGCCAGCTTGGCACAGTTAACAACATCATTCAAGTGAAGAAAACTGACTTTGAAGTATTTGATGCTTTAATGGTGGATTCCCAAAAGTGCTCCGATGTGTCTGGTATGAACACAGTTATTTTATACCACATGTGTGCAGGCGGGGGCTATGCAGCCTAGAAATATTCTGCTTTATCTTGCCTCTCACTCTCGAGCTACAGTTGCCTAATCAGGTGGACGAGTAGCGCTCCCTGAAGGGGCTGCACATAGTGCTTACCTCTGTCAAGCTGAGTTGTTGATGTTTAGCCCCATGGGAACTCTGTCATTGTCCCTGTCTTCACTGGGTCCACATGGCCATAGCAAACAGATGGTGGAAACGGCACCAGAGCTTGATGTCATACGAGGGGCAGGGCCAGAGAGGCCCTGGAGGGACACCGTGGTCAGTGGTGAGCTGTGGGTCAGGGTGAGCCGGGACTGGGGAGGCCTGCCAGTTCACTTCCCACTCGTGGTGCCTGGAGAATTTCAGGCTGACAGGTGATAAACGGACACCTCAGTGACCTTGGCCATGACTTGTGTGATACATTAGCACCTTGTCAGACTCCCCGATAAGGTGAGAAAACGGCTCTGTACAGGAAACAGGCTACATGGCACAACTGTCCTTTCTGGGGACCTTCTCATTACAGTTCCAGTAAAACTCTTCTGTCTTCCAATTACAGAGGTTTCAATAAATTGCTTTCCATCCAAACCCGGCAGGAAGACACTACCTGGAACGTACTACATACAATTCAGGGAAAACGATGTGTTACAATCTCGAGTGTCAGTGCCAATTGCACTTCCCTATCCTGCTGTCCGGGGCTTAAGCAATTTTTGAGCCCTGTGGGCAGCAGTGAAGAGATTCTCCAGGAGCGACTGACAGTCTAAGGAAAGGGCAGCTGTTCAGTGTGCAGAACGTTTTTCATCACTCCCTGACTGGACTTGCCATCAGGATCTCCGCGTTCTTGGTTCAGAGATCACAGTGATAAATTGATCGTGGTGGGCTTGCTGTGGTTGAGCAGAACTTAGAAATCCCAAAGTAGTGCTCTTTTATTTGTAAACCTGAACTGATCTTTTAGCAACACTGTGTGTTCCTTCTTCAGATGGGTAACGTTGGAGCATGGAGGAAGTACCCAGGTATCCAGCCCGTTGATACATGTAATGTTAGGTTGTCTACCTAAGCTTTTAGTCAAGGTTGTGCAGTCTAGATGAGCTGGGGAAGAAAACTGACCCCTCTCTGTTGATAAAATAACTTCAGCACTCTAGACATCTCATCTTTAGACACTTTCTTAAAATAGGTATttattccttctgcctcagttttctgcaCTTAATGCTCTTTTCAATTTCCTGCTGTGATATGGTTGGATCATGTGAAGGGAGCCCGTCCCTAAGAAAGGACGTTGAGGGAATTGGCAGAACCAGGCCATATCATTATTTATTCTGGACTAGCCATGGATCAGGTGACCAGAGCCCATCCCCCCCATTCGCTGGCTAACAGCTCAATACCCTCAGCTGGACAAACATCGCTAAACAAGCTGCTTCTGACATGACACAGTGCACTTCCAGAAGTTTCTTAATCTGTCTGAATCATGATACTCGGGCAAGAATTTGGGAAAACCCTAGTGTGATAGAGTCTAAGGGCCTTTAGAAcaggtttgttgttttttgggttttgttttttcagttttcagacgTGCTGGTGCCTTGCATAACCTGTTTCATTCTGGCTGGGCTGGTGATGTTCGTGAGCTTAGCCACTTAATCCTCACTTGAAGCCCTGAGCTGCTTTGTGGCATTTGCTAGCCCAGCCTGAGGTGAGAAGGAAGCCTTATTCTGCTGATTTGTGAGGTTCAGTGATTGAGAACGGCTCCTTGTTGCTTCTGACCCAGGCTCTGTCTTTGCCACAACCTCTCTCTTCTGCCAGGGCGTCTGAGTTCACTGCTGATTTCCTTTCCAATCACCCAGATTCCAAAAGGATTTTCTCATCTCCTGTGCTCTCCACCTTTGGAGGCTGTGTGTCTTTAAGAGAATATAAATTTGTACCAGGGGAACCAAAGACAAGGAAAGCTAGATGACAACTCCATAAATAAAATGAGACCGCTGCTAGAAATTCTGATTTTCCAATGTCCTGTCACCATCTCCCAACAGAACTGTCCAGTTCCCCGCCAGGACCCTACCATCAGGAGCCCTATGTCTCCAAACCAGAAGAACGTTTCAAAGCGCCACCTATCCTCCCTCCACATCTGCTTCAGGTCATCCTGAACAAGGACACGGGGATTTCTGTGAGTACCTGGGCATCTGCCCAGACCATTCTTCATGGTCATGTTCCTCTTCTCCCCCAATCCACTCCTCAAGGACAAGCACCTGCAAGCCGGCTCAGTGTCACCCACTGATGTGAACTGCCACGTTCCTCCTTGGACATGGGGATGGGCTACTTGCAAGAGGTTCCACAGTGTGGATGTCGCATCCCTGTCTCACAAAGTCTTTCTGAACTTTTCTTGACTTTTACTTCTGCCTTAGCTTAGGCCCCATTCCATTTAAATTTTAGGGGAAAATACTTAACCACCTCTTCTTAGCAATGTATACATTGGCACTCTCCCAAATTTTAGAATCTAGTTCTAATCATTAAATTGCTTTTAGAAACATGAGTGCtccttgattaaaaaaattgaggTAGCTGGCCAACACATTTCGTCTGGGAAATTGGTATTCTATGCAAAAGAGAGATCTGTGTCCAGGATCCAGAAGATCAGTCAGTTATTCCCTGATGGCTCATTTTCCATTCTGTTTAACCTTGACTGTTTGATCCACCTAGCCCTGGAATTATGGCTTGGTCCAAGCCACTGTTCAAGAGGCACATGTTTGTAAGGTGCTGTCTTAAGTCTTTTATCTGCTGCTACAACAGAATATCTGAgtcatttataaagaacagatttGGTTTACGAGTCTGTAGGCTGGGCATTCCTGAGCGTGGCGCCAGCATCTGGCAAAGACCTCCATGTGCATCATTCCATCCTGGGGCTAAAGGTAGAAATGCAAGAGGGCGCTGAACTTGCTTTTATAACAGTCCAATCTTGAGATAAGGAATCCACTCCCATGATAATGACGTTAATCCATGCTCCATCCCGGACACCTGGTCACTGCTTCCTAGGCCCCACCTGTTCCCTTGGGGATGAAGTTGCCAGTCCTTGAACTCTGGGGGActcattcagaccatagcagagGCTAAGATAACGGTACCACTCAAGAGTCCACCCTGAACTAGAAGACACAGGGGCTGAGATGAGCTACATATGTAAATTGGGCAGGAGTCCCCAGCAGTAGTCACTCCTGGGCTGCCAGGGCCGACTCTTGGTGTCTGTTAGCCCATCCCAACAAGACTCACCTTTCTTAGGGCACCAGGCTCGCCTCTGTGCCAAGAGTGCCCCGAGCACATGGATGACAGCTGGATTGGCAGTTCCAAGGGGCCAGTGCCAAGAACCCGCATGTCTCAGAACCCAGTGGGCGACCATGTTTCAGGGCTAAGTTGGCAACATCAACACAATGGGTGAAGAGCCACAAGGTCATTTAGCCTTTCTCTTAAATGCATCCAAGAGAGCTGGCTTCCCTCAACTCTAGTTTTACAAAGTTTGTAGGTTAGAAGACACTCTGCTCTCCTAGGCTGGCAAggtgttggtttgtttgttttcctccttgAAAAGGGAAACATGACTAGCCAGCTTCCCTGGTAGAGGCTGCTTCTGGAAGTAGACTAGCCCGGGGCTTGGGAAATGGAACAGCTTCAGGACCCCTCTGTCCAAGGCAGTAGAGTGTTAACAGCAGACTTTGGTTCTAGTTATAATACCGAATGGTTAATGTTGAGTGTGCCCTGGACTAGTCTGTCTTCACTCATTCCTGTGTTCTATCCTAAGCCTCACAGCAACCTGGGAAGGGTTGAGGagattgaggcacagagaagttaaggaaCTTCCCAGGGACCGCATTCAGGCTCTTCTGTCTCAGAGATTAGAAGACACAAAACATTGTAACTAACTGCAGTGTCTTGCTGCACAGTAGCTCTTCCAGCAACTGAAATGTAGTGTCCTTTGACTCCATGTCCCCACACCACCCCCAGCCTGTGGTGTTTTAGATTTTAAGGTCATGTGGTGCTGCCTTTCTGTGCTgggcttatttcccttaacatgacTTCCTCCAGGTTTATCATGGTGTCAATGGCGGTATTGCAGCCTGTTGAAGGCTGACTGGGATTCCCTTGCGTACATAGGCCACAGTTTTTAACTCCATCCATCCATTTGACATCTAGGCTGTGGTGGGTAGGTTGtgatgaacatgggagtgcaggtgTCTCTGATGGACAGATTTCATCTCCTTTTCACAGATACCCAGGATTGGGATTACACGATTATATGGTagttttttttgaggaatttccataatAGTATAAAAAATAGTCCCAGAGGCCATACTAACTGACATACCTATCAACATTGCAaaagagaatagattttaagCGTTTTAACTACAAAAGTTTTCCAGGGTCAcgtagtaagtggcagagccgaCATCCAGGTGAGGCAGGTGGTAACAGCAGACTTTGGTTCTAGTTATATTCCTTTCTCTCAACACCTGCCCTGCGCAGCCCCCGCAGGGCTGAGTCCTGTTGCACAGAACTCATCAACCAGCCTCTGCAGTGCTAAGCCTGAGGTGAGATCAAGTGCAGTGCTTGATATCTCCTAATTGATGGTGACAGAATAGGAATCAGGAACTGGTTTTCCCAATAGACTGTCCTCACCTTCCTTTTTGAGAAAACCAGCCTTGTGGAATTGCAGTCTGTTCTGTTCCCAAGGAGATCTTCCCACACCTGAATCCTGAGAGAAAAAATGATTAGTGCAGACCTCCTAGACCAGAAGCCTTCGGGACAACCAGGCATGGTTTTGAAGGTGGCTTCAGCCTCTTCTTTGGGGAGGACCTCAGCAGTCCTATGCACAGGGTAGAACCAGAGTTTGGTTCCTTACATCAATCTGGGGCCATGAGCATGGCCCTTCCCCTACAACGGGGACCTAAAACCAGGGGCCTGCCAGTGCAGCACCCCCACAGACTGGTTGCCTGTGCCTTTATGTGTCATGTGAACTAGCATTTGTAAAAGTCGGGAATGAACAGTGgggaaaataaatgcatttctgGCTcctcttaaaaatagaatttgtgGCAACATTAATTGCCTGTTCTCAGTAAGCTTTTACAGGGTAATAGTGTCTCCTGCAATTA
This genomic interval from Marmota flaviventris isolate mMarFla1 chromosome 1, mMarFla1.hap1, whole genome shotgun sequence contains the following:
- the Prkab1 gene encoding 5'-AMP-activated protein kinase subunit beta-1, which gives rise to MGNTSSERAALERQGGHKTPRRDSSGGTKDGDRPKILMDSPEDADLFHSEEIKAPEKEEFLAWQHDLEVNDKAPAQARPTVFRWTGGGKEVYLSGSFNNWSKLPLTRSHNNFVAILDLPEGEHQYKFFVDGQWTHDPSEPIVTSQLGTVNNIIQVKKTDFEVFDALMVDSQKCSDVSELSSSPPGPYHQEPYVSKPEERFKAPPILPPHLLQVILNKDTGISCDPALLPEPNHVMLNHLYALSIKDGVMVLSATHRYKKKYVTTLLYKPI